The Plasmodium reichenowi strain SY57 chromosome Unknown, whole genome shotgun sequence sequence GCTGATAGAGACGAATCTAGTCCATATGCTGCTATGATGGCTGCTCAAGATGTAGCTGCAAGGCTAAAGGAATTAGGAGTTACAGCTATCCATATTAAACTAAGAGCCTCCGGTGGTACTAAATCTAAGACCCCTGGTCCAGGAGCCCAATCAGCCTTAAGGTAAaaatagtatatatatgaatatatacatatatataaacacatatatatatatatatatatatatatatatatatatatatatatatgtatttatttatttatatatttatattatatttattttattttcctttgTTATTATAGAGCTTTAGCACGTTCCGGATTAAAAATAGGAAGAATTGAAGATGTAACTCCCATCCCAACAGATTCTACAAGAAAAAAGTCTGGAAGAAGAGGAAGACgtttataaatgtatttatattttttcatatatataaaaaagaaatatcAAGCCtgtatatttgtatataggactttttctttttttttttttttttttttttttttttaaa is a genomic window containing:
- a CDS encoding 40S ribosomal protein S11, putative — its product is MASKKVKTPQPETAIVSGPQPKEGELVFGVAHIFASFNDTFIHVTDLSGRETLVRITGGMKVKADRDESSPYAAMMAAQDVAARLKELGVTAIHIKLRASGGTKSKTPGPGAQSALRALARSGLKIGRIEDVTPIPTDSTRKKSGRRGRRL